A genome region from Candidatus Micrarchaeia archaeon includes the following:
- a CDS encoding HAD-IB family phosphatase: protein MSANTPEKEPDGIFLFFRNLLTPEKATVVIPCYNEEKTVGQVVLECLRSYLVSEVIVVDDGSTDGSAEAARQNGAHVIAHGRNKGKGAAIMAGARAAKNDALVFIDADLEDFSKDTVEKLVLPLINRECRICKSTFNRLGGRITDFTAKPLLKHIFSELELGQPLSGQFAIRKKLLFSLDVDADWGVDIAIMLSALKAGEKIVEVNIGELKHKHREHASVIKTAEEVSRTILQQAGFLARKHKLIAFDFDGTLVEGRSIDLIARRFGFMKQLAALRSRFLRGEISEKKLSESIAQALGGVNIADFEEAAGKVKKRKFAGETVNYLKRMGYKVVLVSYAFDKIINSVFKPQLFDAILCPELEVAENTITGVISIPRYRSSRRLFHKGKALRALMRRFSARPGQTIAVGNSSGDKEMFKAAGLSLAFSTRSLRFADERIKSLPEILIIAS, encoded by the coding sequence ATGAGCGCGAATACGCCTGAAAAAGAGCCTGACGGAATCTTTCTTTTCTTCAGGAACCTCCTTACCCCGGAAAAAGCCACAGTGGTGATTCCCTGCTACAATGAAGAGAAAACCGTGGGCCAGGTCGTGCTGGAATGCCTCAGGTCCTACCTGGTCTCAGAAGTCATAGTAGTCGATGACGGTTCTACCGACGGCTCCGCGGAAGCCGCAAGGCAAAACGGGGCGCACGTGATTGCCCATGGCAGGAACAAGGGAAAGGGCGCCGCGATAATGGCCGGTGCAAGGGCGGCAAAGAACGACGCCCTCGTGTTCATTGATGCCGATTTGGAGGATTTTTCCAAGGATACGGTAGAGAAGCTCGTGCTGCCGCTGATAAACCGCGAATGCAGGATATGCAAATCCACGTTCAACCGTTTAGGGGGGAGGATAACCGATTTCACCGCAAAGCCTCTGCTCAAGCACATATTCTCAGAGCTTGAGCTCGGCCAGCCGCTGAGCGGCCAGTTCGCCATAAGAAAGAAGCTCCTGTTCAGCCTGGATGTGGATGCGGACTGGGGCGTGGACATAGCCATAATGCTGTCCGCCCTCAAAGCCGGCGAAAAGATAGTGGAAGTGAACATAGGCGAGCTAAAGCACAAGCACAGGGAGCACGCATCCGTGATAAAGACCGCCGAGGAGGTTTCGCGCACCATACTCCAGCAGGCAGGGTTCCTTGCAAGGAAGCACAAGCTCATAGCGTTCGATTTCGACGGGACCCTTGTGGAAGGCAGGAGCATAGACCTCATCGCGCGCAGATTCGGGTTCATGAAACAGCTTGCTGCCTTGAGAAGCCGGTTCCTCAGGGGCGAAATCAGCGAAAAAAAGCTGAGCGAATCTATAGCGCAAGCCCTCGGGGGGGTTAACATAGCCGATTTCGAGGAAGCCGCAGGAAAGGTGAAAAAAAGAAAATTCGCGGGCGAGACTGTGAACTACCTCAAGCGGATGGGCTACAAGGTCGTGTTGGTATCCTATGCGTTCGACAAGATAATAAATTCCGTTTTCAAGCCCCAGCTTTTCGATGCGATACTCTGCCCCGAGCTCGAAGTTGCGGAAAACACCATTACAGGGGTGATTTCGATTCCCAGGTACCGCAGTAGCCGCCGCTTGTTCCACAAAGGCAAGGCGCTCAGGGCACTGATGCGACGTTTCTCAGCACGGCCTGGCCAAACAATCGCCGTGGGCAACTCCTCTGGGGACAAGGAGATGTTCAAAGCTGCGGGCCTGTCCCTCGCCTTCAGCACCAGAAGCCTGCGTTTCGCAGACGAGCGGATAAAATCTCTGCCGGAAATACTAATAATAGCCAGCTGA